Sequence from the Priestia megaterium genome:
TGCTGTTTTTACGCAGCGTACGCTCTACGTTTATCACAATTGTATCCATTCCTTTATCGCTTTGCTTTACGCTTTTCCTATTATCCAAATCAGGCGTCACGCTTAATATTTTAACGCTTGGAGGAGTAGCTGTAGCGATTGGGAGATTGGTAGATGATAGCATCGTTGTCATTGAAAACATCTTTCGGAAAATGCAAAAAGAAGAGTTTTCGCTTAGGCTAATTATTGACGCAACAAAAGAAGTAGGCTCTGCTATTACCGCTTCTACGTTAACGACAGTGGCTGTCTTTTTACCAATCGGCCTTGTAAACGGAGGGCTTCAAGACTTTATGCTTCCGTTTGCCTTAACGCTGACGTACTCGCTGCTGTCTTCATTAATCGTGGCACTTACGGTTGTGCCGTTAATGAGCGCCGGATTATTAAAAAATGAAAAACTTCGCAAGCACAAACAGCCGGTTCGTTTTACAAAGGCTATTACGTGGTCACTTAATCATAAGTGGGTTGTGCTGCTGCTTTCGCTGCTTTTATTTGTCGGATCTATTGGCGCGTACACGATGATGCCTAAAGGAGCGGTGGATAACTCTTCATCTGACTTTGTAGGCACGACGTTAAGCTATCCAAATAATACGCCAATTAAAACCGTAGAAGAAAAATCACTGCAGCTTGAACGCTATATTTTAGCTCAAAAAGAAGTGAAAGATGTATATATGCAGCTTGGTAATACAGACGAAGGAGCAAAGTGGGGAGACGTTGGTTCGCCTACTGAAGCTACGTATACGATTATAGTAAAAGACAGTGAAAATATTGATTCGCTGATGAAACGAATCCAAAATCAAAAGAAACTCTATGACGGAGGGGACCTTAGCGTCAGTGCTGCTTCACTAATGGGAGCTTCCACTACTTCCATTACCGTTGATGTGATTGGAAACGACATGAACAAATTAGAAAAAACAGCAAGCAGCATTAAGAAAGAAATTAGCGATATAAAAGGAGTAGACAAAGTTTCTACCAACCAAGATGAAAAGAAAACCATTTACTCTTTAGACGTAGATCCAACAAAAGCGAACACTCAGCAAGTAGCGCAGCAGCTTGGCGTTATGCTGAACAAAACGCCAATTGGAACAGTGGATGTAGAAGGAAAACAAGCAAACGTGTCTCTTGAATCTGTCCTAAATCCAACATCACCAAAAGAGTTAAAAGATATTTCCATTATGACGGAAACTGGAGCAACCCCTGTTTCAAAAGTGGCTTCACTAAAGCAAGCTGAAAAGCCAACAAATCAGTTTCATAAAAATGGAGACCCGTATATTCAATTGACAGCCGATGTAAATCCAGAAAAGCTTTCAGAGATTAATAAAGACATCCAAACAACAATTTTTGGAGACGGTAAGAGTAAAGGACTATCGATTTCAAAAGATGTTGACGTTGTAATCGGCGGAGCAAGCACGCAGCAAGGAGAGGATTTCTCTGACTTGTTCATTACAATGCTCGTGTCGATTGGTATTGTGTTCTTAATTATGGTGATTACGTTTAAAACGATCCGCACGCCGTTTGCGATTTTATTTTCACTTCCGCTTGCTGCAATCGGTGCCGTTTTAGGGTTATTAGTTAGCCGCATTACAGTAGATGTAACGGCTTTATTAGGCGCATTGATGCTAATTGGTATTGTTGTGACCAATGCAATTGTACTATTAGACCGCGTGAAGCAAAATGAAAAGAAAATGATTATGCGCGATGCCATTGTTGAAGCTTCCGCTACGCGTATGCGGCCAATTGTCATGACGTCTGCTGCTACCATTTGTGCGATGCTGCCGCTTTTATTTAAACAAAGCGAAAGCGGAAGTCTTGTTTCTCAAAGTCTAGCAGTCGTTGTAATTGGAGGACTGGCCGTTGCGACTCTTCTGACGCTTGTAGTCATTCCGGTTGTATATGAGCTGCTTCATTTCAAAAAATCGAAAAAGCAAAGAATACAGCAAAAACAGCAGGAAGATGTAACGCCACTGTAATGTTTAAAAGAGGCTAGGACATAAGTATTTTAGTTGAAGGAAGATCCGAACGATGAATTGAGATTCTTGAGAGAGAATCCAACTCGTTCGGATTTTTTTATTGGTAGAATGAACGTAGGTTTCATGTCTGTAGTTGCTTCTAGCTGGTGATTGGGGGGCAAGACGAAGACTCCTGCGGGAAAAGCGGAACAGGTGAGACCCCGCAGAAGCGCAAGCGACGAGGAGGCTCACCGGCCGCCCCCGGAAAGCGAAGTCTTGCATGGAAATCACAAGCGGTGTCACAAGCGGTTCAATTCATTCCTCCCAGTTGTTTGTCTTTAGGTGGAATTGATTTGGTTATGTCTCAGGCTCTTTTTTATGAAACCCTTTGGCTAGTCAAACGTATAGTTATACAAAGAAATGGAGGGATAGTGTGTTTGGAATAAAAGAGCTGTGCTCTGTTTGTCAAAAAGAAATTCAGCCTGGTGAAGAAGTATGGATACGGATGAAGTATCCAAGTAAAAGAGGCATGACTGAAATTAAAGCTTTTTTACATCAAGAAGCGCAGTTTGTATGCATGGACTGCTTTAAAAAAACAAAAAAATGAGTCAAATGCAACTGTTCTCTTTTCAAAATATTGACATAGTATATTTTATAGTTTAATATTTAGATAATTATCTAAATACTTAAATATGATGGAGATGAACTTCAATTGAATGAAACATTTAAAGCCTTAGCGGATCCCACTCGCAGAAAGATTTTAGAGCTGCTAAAAGAGCGGGATTTAACCGCAGGAGAAATTTCCGAGTATTTTAATATGACCAAACCAAGCATCTCAAATCATTTAAAAATCTTGAAGCAAGCGGACCTCGTTCAAGATGAAAAAAGAGGGCAGTTTGTGATTTATTCGTTAAATACAACCGTTTTTCAAGATTTAATCGGCTGGTTTTTCAGCTTTCAGAAAGGAGAGAGTTAAATGAAAAAGCATGTATTTCCTTTAGGTATTACCCTTTTAACATTGGTTGCATGGCTGATTGCACTGCCGCATCTTCCGGCTACGATGCCCATTCACTGGGGAGCAAATGGAGAAGCAAACGGATTTGCAACAAAGATAAATGCAATGATATTAACAGTAGGAATCATGGTACTTATTTATTTTGTAATCGCATTTGTTCCGCGAATTGACCCGCGTAAAGAAAATTATAAGTACTTTTCAAAAACGTATAATATTCTGTTAAACGCCGTACTGCTATTATTCTTTTTTGTAAATATGAGCACTATTTTACAGGGGCTTGGCTATAACGTGCCGATGTCCTACATTGCTCCGATTATGGCTGGAATCATTTTTATCATTATCGGAAACTACTTGCAGCGCGTGCGCTCTAACTATTTTATGGGGATTCGTACACCATGGACGCTAAGCAATGAAACCGTATGGAAAAAGACGCATCGTTTATCTGGAAAGCTCTTTTTTATCGGCGGACTGCTAATTCTCATTAGCGCTTTTTTACCTGATGGATACAAGTCAGTTATCATGTGGGGCAGTATCGTTCTGTGCGTGGCGATTCCTTATCTGTATTCGTACCTGGCGTATAAAAAAGAAATGAATATGTA
This genomic interval carries:
- a CDS encoding efflux RND transporter permease subunit, which codes for MSWLTKWSFKNKAAITIMSILILALGVISYFTLPMEFLPTADQPQVSVVVMGQGTDADSMEKQVTSPIEESVAGVKGKSNVYSTTGDGYSKIDILFESKTDMKEAKTNVQEALSSVQLPANVSKPNVIQLNTSMIPIADISLTFKEGLTRDNLDLAEKKLIPKYKDIKGIASVQTYGTADSYVSIKVDNKKLSEKNVTIDKVISVLEGKNTSLAVGEKVINNKSSNINVTGKIDSLDKVKKLPVVPNVTLGDLAKVEVKKPEGVVTHINGKDALLLIVTKDSHSNAVSITKEVKKLSEQISKDYKNVNASVFFATGDSVQNSVHSMMKEVLLGAFFATVVIMLFLRSVRSTFITIVSIPLSLCFTLFLLSKSGVTLNILTLGGVAVAIGRLVDDSIVVIENIFRKMQKEEFSLRLIIDATKEVGSAITASTLTTVAVFLPIGLVNGGLQDFMLPFALTLTYSLLSSLIVALTVVPLMSAGLLKNEKLRKHKQPVRFTKAITWSLNHKWVVLLLSLLLFVGSIGAYTMMPKGAVDNSSSDFVGTTLSYPNNTPIKTVEEKSLQLERYILAQKEVKDVYMQLGNTDEGAKWGDVGSPTEATYTIIVKDSENIDSLMKRIQNQKKLYDGGDLSVSAASLMGASTTSITVDVIGNDMNKLEKTASSIKKEISDIKGVDKVSTNQDEKKTIYSLDVDPTKANTQQVAQQLGVMLNKTPIGTVDVEGKQANVSLESVLNPTSPKELKDISIMTETGATPVSKVASLKQAEKPTNQFHKNGDPYIQLTADVNPEKLSEINKDIQTTIFGDGKSKGLSISKDVDVVIGGASTQQGEDFSDLFITMLVSIGIVFLIMVITFKTIRTPFAILFSLPLAAIGAVLGLLVSRITVDVTALLGALMLIGIVVTNAIVLLDRVKQNEKKMIMRDAIVEASATRMRPIVMTSAATICAMLPLLFKQSESGSLVSQSLAVVVIGGLAVATLLTLVVIPVVYELLHFKKSKKQRIQQKQQEDVTPL
- a CDS encoding Fe3+ hydroxamate ABC transporter substrate-binding protein, with product MFGIKELCSVCQKEIQPGEEVWIRMKYPSKRGMTEIKAFLHQEAQFVCMDCFKKTKK
- a CDS encoding autorepressor SdpR family transcription factor, whose amino-acid sequence is MNETFKALADPTRRKILELLKERDLTAGEISEYFNMTKPSISNHLKILKQADLVQDEKRGQFVIYSLNTTVFQDLIGWFFSFQKGES
- a CDS encoding SdpI family protein, whose translation is MKKHVFPLGITLLTLVAWLIALPHLPATMPIHWGANGEANGFATKINAMILTVGIMVLIYFVIAFVPRIDPRKENYKYFSKTYNILLNAVLLLFFFVNMSTILQGLGYNVPMSYIAPIMAGIIFIIIGNYLQRVRSNYFMGIRTPWTLSNETVWKKTHRLSGKLFFIGGLLILISAFLPDGYKSVIMWGSIVLCVAIPYLYSYLAYKKEMNM